The Helianthus annuus cultivar XRQ/B chromosome 15, HanXRQr2.0-SUNRISE, whole genome shotgun sequence genomic sequence ATGGTCACGTGCCATCCATCAAACTGAGACTGGGAGTTATACCACCACATGTGCTACCCATCCACCAGTCTTAGGTTAGTACCACACCTTCATGTATTCTATATATTGCCAAAATGTAACCATCACTCGACACACAAATCCCAGTTTCAAGTGATTACTTTACATCAATCTACCGGAAAATGCTTAGCATCCAGGAGTTCCGAAAGGCGCAACGGGCCGAAGGTCCGGCTAATATTTTGGCCATCGGGACGGCCACACCGCCTAATTGTGTGCTCCAAACCACATATCCGGATTACTATTTTCGTATTACGAAAAGTGAGCACAAGAAAGACCTCAAAGAGAAATTCACACGAATGTGTAAGTTACATGCATATTTACATCGTATAATTAACAAtttttatataactaaattcGTCCTAAATATTTTTGTAATGTTTTCAGGTGAAAAATCCATGATTAAAAAACGATACATGTACTTGACCGAAGAGATTTTAAACGAAAAACCCAACATGTGTGCATACAATGCCCCGTCCTTAGACGATAGACAAGATATTGTGGTCGTGGAAGTACCGAAGCTCGGTAAAGAGGCTGCAACACGCGCCATCAAGGAATGGGGCCAACCGAAGTCGAAGATCACACACCTCGTGTTTTGCACGACAAGCGGTGTTGACATGCCCGGAGCCGATTATCAACTCACTAAGCTCCTAGGCCTTCGGTCTTCGGTCAAGCGGTTTATGATGTACCAACAAGGTTGTTTTGCGGGTGGCACGGTCCTTCGTATGGCCAAAGACTTGGCCGAGAACAACAAGGGGGCTCGGGTACTCGTTGTCTGCTCCGAGATCACTGCGGTAACGTTCCGTGGGCCCGATGACTCCCACCTTGATAGCCTAGTGGGCCAGGCTTTGTTTGGTGATGGTGCAGCCGCAATCATAGTTGGGTCTGACCCGTTACCTGATATCGAAAAGCCACTTTTCGAGATCATTTCTGCTGCTCAAACTATTCTCCCCGATAGCCGGGGCGCGATCGATGGACACCTTCGCGAGGTTGGGCTTACGTTTCATCTTCTTAAAGATGTACCGGGACTTATCTCGAAACATATCGAAGAAAGCTTAGTCGAGGCTTTCCAACCGTTGGGGATCGATGATTGGAACTCGCTATTTTGGATCGCGCACCCAGGTGGGCCTGCGATTTTGGACCAAGTCGAAGAAAAACTAGCCTTAACGCCTGATAAGTTACGGGCCACACGACATGTGCTCAGTGAATACGGTAACATGTCGAGTGCTTGTGTTCTTTTTATTCTAAATGAAATGCGACACGCTTCGGCTACAGACGGCTTCAGTACCACCGGAGAGGGCCTCGAGTGGGGCGTGTTGTTCGGCTTTGGACCGGGGCTTACTGTTGAAACCGTGGTCCTCCATAGTGTGCCCATCTAGTCGATGGATCGTGGTTTTATCAAGTAATGTGTGCTAAAAACATCCTGTTTTATATTCTTCCGGTTTGCATAATTATAGGCATCGTCTTTGTTATTATGCCAATAATAATAGGTAATTCATTGCTTAATATATTTGAATGAAAATTGTATTACTTTGTGATGTGATTGTAAACATAAAACTTTGGGACACTTGTTTGATATAatgttttttaaaacaaataaacTTGTTGATTAACTGAAGCTAGTAGAATTCGTCCGCTTCTTGTATAAACAACGCTAACCGTAAGAATAGATCTGAACCATTGATAGTCTAAATTAAGGGTTTGGTGTTGATTACAAATAAAACCcttataattaataattagtaTTAACAAGTTAGGGGTAATTTCATAAAATtgttaatttatattaaataataagatCTAGTATTtatgtgttatgaatatatttattattaatatgATTATCAATGTTAAACAAACAAGGTGGATCAAGCAAGCAAAACAAACGTGCAAAACTATTTGCGACACTTTTTATTAAAGAAGAAAACGAACGAATACAATAAATTGTAAACCTACTATGGGTTTATATAATACCCATTACTTACCCTTAAAGAACAAATATAAAACTAATACCTATCCTAATCTGATTCGTATACATATCCTTTACGAATTCAAACAAATCcttaacttaaataacaagttaAAACATATTTACATATATACACCTTAACCTTTGATCTCCTCCGAACCACCCCTCCGAGATCGACCGAACCGCCCTTTGATGTTGTAAACTTTATCACTCCCTCTCAACATCAACATTCACGTTCATGCGACTGCAAAAACTTACTATCTTCGAATTTTGTAAACTTTTAGTAAACACGCCTGCAACTTGTTCCTGAGTGTTCACATATTCAAGCTTTACTTCATTCTCGAGTACCTTCTCCCTTACGAAGTGATAATGAACCTCAACGCGTTTGGTTCTTGTAATATACGAACACTCAGAAACCCTAAAGtaataaatatcaaattaatGTGTTGCATACTAAAGACAAATTTAAGACATTCTGTAATCGGCTAATTGATTAGCGACAAATAACTGAACGTTTTGTTAATAAAAGTTATTTGGCaatattttaaattttgtttaaaattaatAATTGCAATAGTAAAATATTGGAATCAGTTATACAAACTGATTAAATGGTTGAGGTGTTAACATAATTAGTATATacaattttcacaaatatagttTCTACTATAGTGGCCACTTTGAATCATTCATTTATGCATTAATTAGATAATTTATGTAAATTCACAAATGTAAAGCTAGTTATACGGTTTATGTTTAGAAGTTAATCTTGTACATATTCACAAGCATAATGCCCTTGTAAATTATAATTGTTTAGAAATAAGAGTTAACCTAATTCATGTAGATATATTTGTGAATTACGgtacatatatataaaaattgagtgtttcttttttttttttttatgaatagATGCCTACTGTAGTGCTACTATTATCCACATTATTTTAAGGATATGAATTGATATAAACATTGGATTGAATCCAATAAATTCCCAAAGGTACACCAAATCATCCATAAATATATCTTAAAGCTAAAGGGTGTATTTTAAAAATGTCTAATTATATCGTATATTGTATTGGCGTGAATGCTTCTCTTCCATTTCTTATTCTTGGCAACGTTTCCAATCCGAAAACAATTGCCACTCTTAATAGTTGTAAATGTTTGGGTTTAAATCAATTGATCCTATTCATTCGTAATCATATGAGAAATTCCAAAATTTATCGAATCCTTCTCATCCAGCTCTGCCCACCGGTCACGAGTCCGACCACCGCCGCCTCCGCAATACATCGCAGCCGTCATCAATCCGAACTAGCTAGTTACCGTTACCACCACTTGAGTTCAGCATCCGGCCACCGGAATAGCGACCCGGTACCACTCGTTGCGGCACCACCATTCACCGCcgttgttatgtttttttttaccaCTGTGATGCCCTCGCCGTGACAACCGTCGTGTAGTTGTTCATGCTTCACAAGCACCACACCCCGCCGCACGTGGCCGAACCTCTGTCTGCCGCCATCGTTTCAGTCACTAGAGATCTCCGATCCACGAACAGGTACCGCGATACCCAATCTTTATCTCTTTCAAATCCAACCTCATATTTAGTTAACCAGTTAGTTCCGGTGACATTCACAGCCGCCACGACACCCTCTGGTTCAAACAACCGCCACCCTGCTACGAGAATTTCGGAGTGACAACGGGAtgatttatatctatttttgtTCAACTCTGATCCAGCGATGAAGGTTCGCTCACGTATTAAGGACTGTTTGGTTACTGATTTTCCTGGCTTACTCTTTGCTTCTTGGctaaggtacggattctgttttaTTTTCATCGTAGTATACTTTTATCTTTCGTTACTCGTTGGTACAGATTCTTTGGTCTtctcgtcatagtattcatcttTATCGTATCTGTTACTTTGTAGTATGGATCTTTGTCTCTGTCTCAAGTTTGGTTTTCATGATTGATATTAGTACTCGTTTGATATGTGATACATTATATGAGTCAGTTCGTATATGTTTGTTTACTAGTGAGTTGTAGCATGCCATACCTCAGACTTGTACTCATGGTCGCATGTTCCTGTCATTATTATCTTCAGTTGCTTGTAAATTATTTACAAGACCTTAGTATATGTATTCTGTCACCCAAGCATGTCTGGCTTGCCGTTTGGGCGTCAACGGCATGGCACTTATCGTGACAGTGCGTAAtcaaagttcacggcgtctctagcttgtgcttgtgtagcatcttggccactagaggcgtatagatcgatcttagctctgagtttgagtttgtttgtctggagatggaataaggggtgaacgccacactcaccatctcataggtgcatggactagctagctgtgtaccAGTCTGTTTCTGTTTTTGGCTTTGGGTGCTTCTATGTTACACGATTTATTTTGTTGATATATAGTTGTCGTGTAAGTCAGTATATGGTTCTGTATGTGAATATGTTAAGTATCTGTTCtgatatgtttgatatgtttgtacgCATCAGGTTTTGTTTCCGATCGTGTATTGGGTTAATTATGCCTCTGATTATGTTCAGTATCCGATTCTGTTATGTATTAGCTATGTCTGTTTTGACTTAGTATCTGTACCGGTTTGTATCCGATTTGTATCGATCAGTATCAGTCTTAGTTTGGATTTAGATTTCGTGTTATATGTTTAGTTTGTGTCCGACAATATCTGTATTCGGTGCCTGTCGATATTTGTCGTTAAATCTATCTTTGTTCCGTGTCCATTTTTTGCTTACCGGTTTAAGAAATTTCGCAAGGATTAAATCATTCTACTTTTAAACTCAAGTTATCTAGATTATTTTGGTTATTAAATATAAATCTACAAAGCTATACAAAtagttattttaattaaataaaaacttatgaaatttgattaattaataAAGATAGATTTGAATCTAAacatttatttaaagataatagtCCGACAATTCCtttcttttaaagattataaaattttAGTGGTATTTAAAATGTTCAGGCTTACgtatttggttttgattctgTATCGTCTTTCCATGTCAATTTTCGAAACTTTTATAAGTATTTCATTTGAAATCCAGTTTATGACATTTATGATATTTCTAAGTTATAACTTTTTCAAAGTTAGGAAATTAGTTCTTTTTGTCTAATGTTGATTTGCTATGAGATGTGAtaaactattttattttgatAACATTCAAACGCTCAATAAAAGAAAATACTTTTGCCAACtatattgttttaaaaataataGCATTATTAAACGTTGTTTAAAATGTTTGATAGTTATTATTTCTTGGATTTGATTAAACGTTCCATTTAAAAATTACGAATAATAGGTTAGAAACATTTTCTGGTTATACAGATACTAGATTATTtaaacaaggttttcaataaGTTCGCTTATACAAGATAAAAGATTTTAGTCATCGTGGTCAGCTACGTACCAGTCTCTACAATGGCTTTGTGTTGGGTTCGATATCAGTTATGTGTTTGGCTGACTTTTGTTCCGTATCAGTTTTCGTTAAAGTCTATATCGGTTAGTGTACCAAGCCTTCGTCTGCATCTGTTTTCTGTACTCGTGTCAGTAATCGTTTCAGTTCAGTCTTAGTTCTATTATGTTTTTCTTTCCGTTGCAATGACTTTACTTatactgttgatttctccgttactgagcaatttttggctcagccgtgttttctttttgtgtttttcctaTTTGTTTTACAGGTAATATGGGATGATCTGGGATTTCAGTGAAGAGCGAAGAGCGTTAGGAAGTTGTTAGTCAAGATTTTTCATTTCAGTAATGTAATAAATGTAATTAGGATCTTTTATTTAATGCTATggattggtttttggttttgatatctgtaagagtgacacgctagccctagcgggtttggggtgttacaattatggtatcagagcaaaggctctttcctgtagaaaactttaACCTTAAAATAAAACAAGTGAGGTAATGGGTAGACGTTGGGTTAGGATTAACTTCCGATAAATGTTGGTAATCATCAGTTTATGATCTTTGATATCCGTTAGTGGCTTTTGTCATTGATTAGCTCTTCTATATACTGCATCACAACTATATCAGATAAATTATTCTATTATCATTGTGGAGTTCATGAATGACTAGAAACTTGATGAATCACACAATCAGTATGGCTGTTAGAGTGGCTGTCGTCGAATGAATTCGAGTACATGCCACGTGGGCGTTGCAACCCTACGTGCATCAAGAGGCGTTTTGCATCAGTGGTATCTTATCTTAGCGGAATTGGCACATTTACTTTAGCTATGATCTCGCTATTTCTTAGAGTTATTAAAAGTTGACTTTGATTCCTTTATCGTCATTCCGTCTGCCTTACAATTTGGATAAGTCATCGAGATGCATAAAGAGAGGACCATTAGGGCATGGATGTAAGGTGATTGACAATTACGGTCATGAACGTAATTGTGAATTACAGGTACATACGTGCGCTTTTGGGTGCTTATTATGTGGATTGTTGCACATCCAAATCTGTTTATTTTCTGGTACTTCGAACTCCGAGATCTTTGATTTGGTTTTGATCATATGATTTAGTCTCCGTTTACCTCGTCGTGTCGGTAACTTTGTATTATTTAATTAGTGTAGGATCCACGTTTATGAAATTTGAAGTCAGATCCATATGTGTTAGATGTTTAAACTTCATAGACAAAAGACACTTACTCATTTTCGAGTAATTATAGCACATATATATAAGTTGGTATTCGTGTCATCCTTGTTATTAtagtatataaaaaaaactagcTTTCGATGCACCCCACTAAGATATGAACTTTTATTAGCGACATTTGAATTTGAATGAATTAGAACTTAAGATGAAAAATGTTAAATAATGCGACTTTTTGAATAATCTAAATTTTATTTCGATTGATGAATATTGAATTAATAATATGTTTTACCGTAACATGTAGTTTTGATATAACATTAATTTCGAGTACTAAATTTTTGAGGTATAGTATTGTAATATCTTGGAAATTTTAAACTTGAGTAGTAAAAATAACAATAGATATCAATACTATATGAATCGAATGTAAACGGTTAATTGTAAATAAGCTTTTCTActtaggctaaagggtgtgggggcATGAGTTTGATCATCAATGCCACATAGGACCATTAATAAATTGATACACTATCCCCCTGCCTCATCcaccatggttggcatggattaaacAATGGCAGCCATGAGCCTACTTTCCTTTTTAAatatttctttttcctttttcacaaaaataaattaaaataagaaaataattgtttggatcatgaccacacccttagggaagtggttttggatggtggatttaGAAGTGGGTGACATGGCGCGGATGTGGAGGGTCATGATGACGataagggtcatgaccacaccgtATAGCCTTagcaatttcgaggacgaaattttttttaGAGGAGTAAA encodes the following:
- the LOC110937084 gene encoding chalcone synthase 2 codes for the protein MLSIQEFRKAQRAEGPANILAIGTATPPNCVLQTTYPDYYFRITKSEHKKDLKEKFTRMCEKSMIKKRYMYLTEEILNEKPNMCAYNAPSLDDRQDIVVVEVPKLGKEAATRAIKEWGQPKSKITHLVFCTTSGVDMPGADYQLTKLLGLRSSVKRFMMYQQGCFAGGTVLRMAKDLAENNKGARVLVVCSEITAVTFRGPDDSHLDSLVGQALFGDGAAAIIVGSDPLPDIEKPLFEIISAAQTILPDSRGAIDGHLREVGLTFHLLKDVPGLISKHIEESLVEAFQPLGIDDWNSLFWIAHPGGPAILDQVEEKLALTPDKLRATRHVLSEYGNMSSACVLFILNEMRHASATDGFSTTGEGLEWGVLFGFGPGLTVETVVLHSVPI